The genomic interval TTAGTCATCCAGTTACTCATCTAACAGCAGGCCTGTATGCTCAACGGGAGGTGGTTCGGATGGGGTGGGTGGAGGAAATTAGATTGACCTTTGGCTCGAGCTGCTCCTAGACCTCTGCGAGGGAGTTTGTTTCCTTACATTAGTATACAGTATTATGAGTGGGGGGGATTAAGTAACTGTTGTTAGGGTGACACAATGAGGACAGCTCCTGACCCTGAAGGCCTTTTTCCATACAGCTAGGATATCTAACCGTGTGTAGATCTCATGATGCACACAGTGCAAATGGTTCTCCATAGGACAGGGTAGCATGTTCGCTCTGATGACATACTGTCACCTGCAGCCCCTTATCCAACCAGCTCACTGTGCCTGCAACATTTCTACTTACAGCAAGTGTTGCTGCCACCATGAGAAACAATATTTGCTCAGTTTATTGTTCTAACAACAACAGTTcctgattttttgtttttcaaaataatttaGCTTTAACAAGAATATGAAACATCGAAAATTGGAGAAATAGGAAAAATCTCATTCTAACAACAAACTGAGCAAATATTATTTATCTTGGTGGCTGCAAAACActgtcgtaatattactactttgaAATAGTACTCAGATCAATATATGCACCCAAAATCTGAATGTAAATGGCCTTTTATTAATGAGTGaagtgcaaacaacagcaacagtgctgacagagctaacagtgttaacctgggggaactggagggtgggtgctacgcttccatgATGACGCAAAACTAAAGTTGAATAATAATTTCCGTAGTCCCAGACAACAACGTttcctctgagagaaaactctctacaggactcccaaactgtcagtgtgtcatgagGAGGACagtcctgtgattaaagggggtggAAGTAGTGAAGGTGATAAGTCATGattgtcacagcctctaatgcaccCCTCCATAATAATGTCTTCTTTCTGATCCCACCCTGTGCTCAAATGTGCCACAGGTGCACaaagttagccatcctgataAAAACATCTGTGGTGCATGCATATTTGCGCATCATGTGCACAAATGTGCGGTACACTTACAGTAAGGGTCCAggttttgggggtttgaaaatatgggcACCCTACATTACTCCTCTGTATCTTTACAAAGAcagtagttgtttgctgctacattaatgctctggatatcgtatgtAGAACCTTTAAAGGATCACGTCTAACTAACATGGACCTCTAGTGTGAAATATGATTCTGGCCTCATGAGTAAAGGTGGAAGTAACACGATATGTtgtcttacaaacagtcccaaAACccaaatagagaaaaaaaaagaaattctcaCATTCCAGAAGCTAAAACAATGATTAGTATTGACTTGATAAATGAGTGTTTTCTGTTGTCCCCCTCTCTTCATCCTCAGGGCCACTACAGTGATGAATGCAAGTTCAAGGAGACTCTCCTGGCCAACAACTATAACGCCTATGAATCAGCTGCCTACCCTGGCATGTACATCGGCCTCAGCAAGACCGGCAAAACCAAAAGAGGCAACCGGGTCACACCCACCATGACCGTGACACACTTCCTTCCCAGGATATAAATTTAAGAGCAAAACTCTCAGCAGGACAGAACAAAATCAAGACCACCAGTTGGTCAGATTTGACTGTTGGACCACTCCTGCTCTCCTTCTACAACTAACACAACGTACCATAGTGGATAACTCGACTGCATTTCAGATGTTTTAGCCCAGTTCCAAGCTAACCAGTGCTTTAGGGAATTTTTGCATGAACTGTTATTATGCACCAACCAAAGAGCAGTAATGTGGCATCAATATGGCTGTGAATGAAGACTCAAATGGACTAACTTACAAAATACAAAGCAGTATCAGTGTTAACCTTGCTGTCAGTAAAATTGGTTTCTTTATACATATTCATCTGGGACAGCACATGGAGTTTGTTCCAGAACATATGGATTTAGaactgcaacaattaattgatgaatcgattagctgtcaactattaaattgatCACCAACTATTtcgataatcaattaattgtagtcatttttaaatgaaaaataagtcaaaatactctgattccagcttcttcaatgtgaatattttctggtttctttactcctctgtgacagtaagttgaatatatttgagttgtggttAAAACACGACATTTGATGACGTCATATTggtcaattaatcaagaaaataatataGTTCGATATTGTTCCACTAGAGACggtattattgtattatcacCACATGGGTCACACATACAGATGATGTATTTCAAGCCCCAAATCAACATGTGAAGGATCCTAAAGCCCTTCGCCAGTCTCAGATAGCCATAAGCCCAACTATTAAAGAAGTTAACTTTCAGGTTAAAAGtatattatgatattatatatatgatatatatatttaaaaatgtattttatttgcacAGATCATTTAGAGCTAAAAATTAGACTCTTCATGAGACATTTTCTATATTCAGCAACACTTTAAGAAACACCTACACAGGAGGCATCTCTACCCTATCAGCTGTCCATTTTCACCTGTCTGACTGAAAAAATatgattctttttttattcatacagGTGTCTACACAGGCGGCATAATCAGCTCATgttctgttgtgtttgtgtgtaactgcaaccagaagtgacacgagtgGGTGGAGATAAGTACAACCTGACTCTGACATTTCTAGGCAACCAAAAGGTTATAATCAACTTTCCTGAACTGAGcacacgctgtgaaagggttaaagttctaaagCCCAGGACAGAACCGGCCGCATGGACAGCGCGTGGCAGctgcctgttgttttttatttcggcatccatgttaacaggttagagcagccacacagcccgcGTGAGACACGGTGATcaattgactgtatattgatatcatatcagcaacattactacagttgcGATCTCTAAATCTGTATAAAATGTtaaggagatgaaaaaaagtaaagacttatttttaaatcaacacttcctgcttttatttttttaaataaaagccctcaagagttttttctctgtggacagaattccttcatttggcatttattctgaaatatttacagctCCGTGGCGACTTTTGTTGCGTTGGATTTTGTTTCCCattcacaataaaacatttgacAAATGCCTGCACCTTCATTATTCTGTATTTATACCAGATCAGTTCAACTGATCAACAGTGAACTTCAGAGTGAATAAACTGCTCAGACACTGAATGACATTTCTACTGGCAGAATGTGTTTAACTTTAATTGACTTATTTATAGGCTACAGGTTAAACTACTCTCTACCTGATGCACTAGGATTTTCAgcctcacatgtgactgaatggaaaaatgtatagacaataaaaatgtgtttattgctGAAAGACCACAgactctgctcctcttcctgacTATATTATTACTCATTATATTCATTATAAAGGGAAATTATTACTCAATAACAGGGATACTGAACCACTATTTGAGCTCAGACATTCAAAATGAGTTTATTGAATCGTGGCAAAAATCATTCTGAAAACAATTCcgcaggagagggaggaggcgaCCTTTGACTCAGTTATCTGGGATGCGACTCCCATAAGGAGAGATATCAGTATTGTGCTTAAAAGATATTtgaataacaacaaagacactGATGACTGGGAGACAACAGAACgatttcttgatttttttttgttgttggttATAATATCAGTGATAcatctttattttcatttcattgaaTCATTAATCATAATGCTCAATGCTGGTTGAAAACATATGAGGTAATTAACATCAGACTACAGTAGACATTCTAGTCAGCAaagatacatttattattaatatttgggGTCGTCAAATGGTCAAATGATCCACGGGGTGCCAATATTATATTCTTTCATGGGGTCCAAAATCTCTGGCTGCACCCCTGCATGGACACAGACATACTAAAAACTCAATTACATCCCAGAGTCTCCTCACATAAAGCATGCCAAGTGAAGGACTCTGAGGCCTCACGAAATGCCACACCATAATGCCCAAATCATACATTCATTTATGTCTAATACATTTCCACCACAGTTGGCAATATGAATATTTagaattttgtttttacatttctcgTGACTCGTGAGAGGAATAAAAATAAGACTCTCACAAAAACGTCATGGAACAATACAACAGGCATTGCAGCCAACGCAACAATATTTAGACCTGTGCTGATAAACCTCCACTATTCATGTGGCGAGGTAGGAGATTTTGCAGCCGACAGAAAAGTCCTGCCCTGCTTGAATTCACACCAAGGAGGCTGACGTGAGCATTTCTCCAGTTGACAGCACATATTTACAATGTATGTATGATCTTCAGGAGGCTCTGTAGTAGTTGAGTACTGTTATGGtacactcccaacttgtcaaataccgccactctagtgtcagttttgggcgtgtcagggacggcgtgtcagtttctgctcgttatatgcatagtgtcttttcaaaataagcttcCAACAAAGGTTTACTTCATttgtaggtttacttagttaggtttaggcaacaaaactatttggtttggtttagtaaaagattgtGATTTGGGTTAGAATAAGTTACGTAACTGGCGTTAGtaaagtacgtaagttacgtaacaaaactatggtaaaaATAAGTCAATGACTACGTTTACACGGACAGtcatattccactattattcatATGATAATATTCTAAATTTGACTCAGGTCATGTAAACAGAATATTGTATTTGGATaatctgaattaggccttattccgaatGCGTTTTGTTAACGTTCTACaagacctgaaaagcctcggcacatctatCTGTGGTCCGTGGGCAGctggttatcaaggcagcgagtatttgagacacacagccggtgaagtgacTCTGACTGCTGCTGGTGGCCAGAGGCTAACGCGGTCGTgcctagaaggtaaccctcaaattgcttAAACTTGCgctgctatcagtcacaccaGAGGAGCGGACGGGCCGCGGCTCCACTGTTTTGgatttggactgctgttatcCATTTAAAACAATAGCGGTCAGTCCTACATCTTGTTCCTATAAAATAAAATTCCTCCATAAAATGAGCCTCTCCCACGGGTGTGTGCGCTCCATTGTTGTGTTTCCATGAtgccaaagttttttttttgttttttttttaacctgacATCTCGCAAAACTATTGTGAGATCTCACACATTGagcacaaaaaacaacatatcaGCACGCCTGgatacaaaagaaaatatgcTTGTCATTTAAAGTGATAGAAGTTTCTTCTATTAGTAAAACATATGTATAAGAAGAGATAATAGCATATAAGCAGTTCTTAGATTGACTCCACTTTAAGaagcacatcatcatcatcatcatcatcatcatcatcatcatcatcatcatcatcatcatcatctctacATTTACTGCTCCACTGTCACAGAAACCTTCGCTGGTAATAGCTTCAGAGGGAGTGTATCTTCAGTCCAAATGTATGGAAACAGCTTGTCAGTGAAAGTGTGCgtgaaggtgtgtatgtgcgtgtcaGTGTCTGGATCAGAAAACGTCACCTCTCCTCTGTCCCAGTCCAGATGCATTCTGATCCGTTGGGGTTTTTTGCTCAGTTGAATATCATCAATTTGAGCCGATGGGGAGTACGCgttgtatttattgttaaacAACTCTACCCTCCATAATCCAGAGTTAATGAATCCCTTCATGTGGGCAGATGCTTCAAACACTGCCACCTCCCAGTTTATGTTCTGTCCGACCTCGACGTCCCAGCTGTGAGTCCCCGAGCTGAAGCCGTCACAGCTCAGGACGGAGCAGTGGTCTGCAAACCTCTCTGGGTTGTCAGGGACCTGCTGTTCCTCTTCGCGTCTCGCACTGGTCAGATCATCCGACAGGATGAGGTATGAACCggcagtgtttgggtccagaatcaCTGGCGTGTAGGAGACCATCtccttcatcttgttccagatgttgaaggtcaagttgcccaggtgtttggccactTCTATCAGAGCTCCCGAGAGCAGGTCCGGATCCTCCAGCAGGATGCGCTGCTGAACTCTTTCTGCTGTAGTCTTGTAGTTGTGCAGGAATGAGAGGTCTGcagctctcagctcctcctctgtggttctgactgtgtgtgaaagagctgctatctctctgctcagagcctcaatcttctccttcatcatctgactcttctgctcctcttcctctctcagagcagagatcctggcctcctcttcctcttctagaaactggtgaagcctcttaaactgctccttaatctgCCTCTCCGTGCTTTGAGTTTGGACCTTAATGTGCTCTGCCATTTGATCCCAGTGTTGTTTGACTTTACTCAAGAGAGCCAGCTTCTCGGCCAACGGCTTCAGGAAGTTCTGAAGTTCCTCCCCGAGATCCTGGGCAGCTTCATCGATGGGTCTGAATGTGTGGCTGGAGTGGTTTTCGGAGTCTCTGCAGACGAGACACGCCGGCTGCTGATGATCCAGACAGAACAGTTTGAGTTTttcagagtgcagactgcagagagcctcAGAGCCCGACGAagctctctgatctctctccaGTAAGAAGGCCTCACACAGTTTCCTTAATGCCAAATTACAAGTTGGCTCAATGTTTGAAGATATACTCTTACAGAATGGACACTCACGGGTTTGTTTCTCGGTCCACCAGCTCTGCAGACAGGCTTTGcagaagctgtggctacatGACAGGATGACAGGATATTTGAAGATCTGAAGGCAGACAGGACAGCAGAGATCCTCCACTGAACAAGAAGCCATTTCCCTCTGGGAGTGAAGCAAAAACACAAGATCTGGACGGCTCAAACAGTCACTAGAGTTATGTGGTTACCTTATTTTTCTAAAACTCCATGCAGTGTCTGTAGTCAGTCTGACTGATTGTAGAGGCAGTATTCCAGTATTCTGCTGTCCTCCCTCAGTGGAAGCTTTTGTCTCACATTGAATCTTGTCATCTGTCTGTTGCTGTGTGAGTATAGAATGGTATAGAAGAAGGCAGCGTTTCCTGATCTGTCTGTGTAGAGTCAGGTATAGGGTGGAGTTTTGTTAAACCTACAGTAAAACACAGTCAGGTGGCCAGCTAGTAGTTACCTCTCCACAGAGTAGGGGGGGAGGGTGATGACCCTGCAGGCGTTACTAAACTGACATAGCGTCTTCAGCCTGTTTTTCAACATTTCAGTGAAGCTCTTCTGATCTGGTTTATCAGTGTGTTGCTTTGCCTGGTTGTACAGGGCTTCTGTAGACACTTTGACCTCTGCTTATAGACAATAGGTCCAAATCCTGATGAGTTCATATCATGATACCAACCTCTGCTTCAAAATCGATGAAACTAAAGAGAGGAAAGTGGACAAGAGGAAGGTTGCaggtatctatctatctattgaaCTGAGATTGAAAAGGCTCAAGCAGTTTCAAGGTCCTCTGTGTGCACAAATTGAGGACCTCACTGAACCGTTCACcacatggatgtattataagaTCTGTACTGGATTCCAAGAGAGGGCCCATTCAATTGAATAAAAATTGCCCGCTGGACACAAGCCAAAAAAAGGGTTCCCGCTTCCTGATTTCATCCGCTTCATGTGGCCCAATGCTTACGCATATCATACGATGTCATGCACATAAAAAACGCTTTTCTGGGACAGTTTTACAAATCTATAACCACCATAATAGAAAGAGTAACAACTGACCTCGAAAGCAGTTTGACATGTCTTTGTCAACAGTTTTTTGCAGTTGTCTCTTTTATAATGGTGATCTTTGGGGAAAATGCTTCATGGGCTGCAGGGGACTTTATATTTTGTCCAGTAGGACGGGTATCCAGCTCTCTTAATACATAGTTCACACAGACGTCATGCTTCAAACTTTCTGCCAACTCCTCTTCTTTTTCAGAAGTTTGACATGGACCCGGCAATCATCGCAAACTTTTACAGGCGTACCACTGAGAGCATTCTGAAAAGTTGCATCACCGTATGATTTGACAGCTGTTCTGCTCACAACCACCACACTCTCCAGAGAGGCAGGAACTGCAGAGCATATCATAGGCAGTGGGTTCCCATCCATTGGGGACACTTACCTCATGTTGTCTGAGAAGCGCGCTGATTATAATCAAGAACTCTTTCAACTCAGCACACAAAGTATTCACCCCGATCACCCTTATCAAACACGACAGCTTAGTCAGTGGCCGTACacgtcaaactatgacgctctacgtGGCCGTACTTATGGcgggagtaaaggaggaagtcaggttacgtagtataaagagtgatAAAGGTAGTGGATTGggtccaaaaaacacaggactttcacccaggagaccagtgctCGTGTCCCCGTGTGTAACCAAAATTAAACACTGACTTATTTTATGTGCCGTTATTGCGTAGCTTACGCAACGTAGCTTACTTAACTACAAACGTacatattttaacccaaaccatgatcttttcctaaacttaaccaagtagttttgttacctaaacctatccaaactgtttccagtgaaaactgaagttttattttgaaaagatatgtatgtaacgagcggaaattgacacgtgcaaaactgacgctagaagGGTACCTAgaagcgtcatagtttgaagcgtagagCCACTGACCAAACTGCCGTATTTGACACATGGTATCCACACAGGGACTTGCAGGCTTAGGCCATGCTCAGACTAACTTTAACCTTATGAGACCTGTCAACGCAGGGCACTGTGGTGGCCAATCAAAAACATGCAAGTGCACATTCTTGGTAGATAATTAAGTAAAGACAAGGCTGTATTTCTACTATTTACATAATTGGAGTTATGATAACTTTCCAGAGTTTTAAAATTGTGTGACAGTGTGAGTATTATAAACTTCTGTGCCTTGTTTTGGTATATGATAAGCCTTCCTACTCATGGCTCTAAAACTGTACCCGAAGCAGCACACCTCCACCAACGTActctctgtgttgtttttttagtgcAGGGCTGTTTTTTGGTCTGAATACCTACTCAAAGACAGTTTCTACCTCCAGGCCATCAGTATTTTCATGCTGCTATACTGTCATGCTGTGTATTCACCATTTGGCAATATGACAACTTATACATTATAATTAGTGTTACTATATCTGTGCTATTGATGATTTATTTCAAGGTTTGGGGTCCTGACTCCTGATTTATGTTGTTAAAAGTCATGGCTTTCCAGGTGGCATGTATTTACTTCATCAAACATAAAGCAAGGCAAGCTCATTCATtgaaatgtattaatatatttaacagGAAATGGAGATAGAACATATTACATCTGTGAATCTTGAGTGTGACTTACAGTATGATTACTGACTCAAACTAACTGCAACTAAGCATTACTTTCATTATCGGTTCATCTTATTTTCTTTAACTATCaaatttagtctataaaatagcaaaaaaaaaataatggaaaatGACCACTGTA from Sebastes fasciatus isolate fSebFas1 chromosome 10, fSebFas1.pri, whole genome shotgun sequence carries:
- the LOC141774967 gene encoding nuclear factor 7, ovary-like, with amino-acid sequence MASCSVEDLCCPVCLQIFKYPVILSCSHSFCKACLQSWWTEKQTRECPFCKSISSNIEPTCNLALRKLCEAFLLERDQRASSGSEALCSLHSEKLKLFCLDHQQPACLVCRDSENHSSHTFRPIDEAAQDLGEELQNFLKPLAEKLALLSKVKQHWDQMAEHIKVQTQSTERQIKEQFKRLHQFLEEEEEARISALREEEEQKSQMMKEKIEALSREIAALSHTVRTTEEELRAADLSFLHNYKTTAERVQQRILLEDPDLLSGALIEVAKHLGNLTFNIWNKMKEMVSYTPVILDPNTAGSYLILSDDLTSARREEEQQVPDNPERFADHCSVLSCDGFSSGTHSWDVEVGQNINWEVAVFEASAHMKGFINSGLWRVELFNNKYNAYSPSAQIDDIQLSKKPQRIRMHLDWDRGEVTFSDPDTDTHIHTFTHTFTDKLFPYIWTEDTLPLKLLPAKVSVTVEQ